The genomic stretch TCTTTGCTCAGGCTGCTGTTCGACGAATAAAGCCCGGCCGCCTCACATATGCTCTGAGCGAAGGCTTTGTCGCCCTGGTATGCAGCCTTCGCCAATTCGACCAGCGCGGCCTCCCGAGATGGTTCTTTGGGACGATCTGGCTCTTTACCCGTGATGAGCCAGTCGAGAGTCACTTTGCAGGCGCAGGCTATTTTTTGGAGAGACTCGATAGGAACCCCACGTTTTGCACCCCCTTTTTCATATTTTGATACGGCCGCCTTTTCAATTCCCAGGAGATCGCCAAGGTCTGCCTGGGTCATGCCTACCAAGTCTCTGGCGGCCTTAATTCTTCGGCCGATATCCTCGTTAAGTCTCTGCATGGTGAAAAAATACCGCCTTTTTTCCTTTCTGTAAACCCAGTCTACAAAAAAGAAACAAACGAAAAAACATATACTTATGTATGTAATTTTATCCGATATGGGCGCCCTGTAGTAAAAAATTTGTTGATTTTCTCCTTGACAGTCTGCGTTTTAGATACTAATATCTGCTTAAAAGTATCCAAAAAGGAAACCTGACATGACTATCGGTGAGAAAATCAGACAAAGCCGCAAAAGCAAGGGCATGCGGGGTGAGGACCTTGGTCTTGCCGTAGGTCTCACCAAGAGCACCATTTCGAAGATTGAGAAGGACGGTATCAAGGGTGGCCCTGACCCGGAAACTCTTGTCAGGATATCGGAGGCGCTGGAAGATAAGTCCATCCTCATATATGCGCTTCTAAACAACCCCATCTGTCAGCGCATAATCCCCAGGGCTTTCGCGCCCCTGAACAACATCAACGAGAACACGTCAGCCATTTTGGCGAAGCTTCGAGAGGAGCTTAACGAGGCTGTCGAAGCCGTTGACATTCTTGCCCGGATTTTTAGCGTCAAGGACCCAACAACAACCCCGGCCTACAAAGAGACGCTGCTGGCGAAGTTGGAGCAGATTATTGACGCGCCGCGCTGCATCGAGGAGCTTTTTGCTCACCTGAAGGAGTGCGGCGCCATGAGCGAAGAGGAGCACCTGGAGGTGCATATCCGCCAGCAGGCCAAGGTGGAGGCGCATGGCCACCACAAGCCCTGCCAGAAGGTAGCGTAGTGACCATCGAGCAGCGTCTAGACCAGATCGAAGCTCAGCAGAGGCGGATCATCGCCATGCTTGAGGCTCGCCTCGATTCCTCTGACGAGCCAAAGGGCATGGACGCTGTGACGCGTGAGGCCATATTTTCTCTGCCTGATCCGGTGGCTGCTTTGCGAGAGCGTGGCCGCAAACAAAGGCAGATGATGAGGGCAAAATGACTCGTGAAGCTATCGAGAGTGAGCTGCTGGCCTATTTGTCTGAGCCGGCCGGGATGGTGGAGTGGAATAATTTTGCCTTTGACCTGCTGGTCGGCGAGATCATCAAGAAGGGTAAGCCTGTGGCGGAGTTGACGCTGGGTGAAATGATGGAACTGGCAGAGCACGTTAGGGCCA from Desulfuromonas sp. KJ2020 encodes the following:
- a CDS encoding helix-turn-helix domain-containing protein is translated as MTIGEKIRQSRKSKGMRGEDLGLAVGLTKSTISKIEKDGIKGGPDPETLVRISEALEDKSILIYALLNNPICQRIIPRAFAPLNNINENTSAILAKLREELNEAVEAVDILARIFSVKDPTTTPAYKETLLAKLEQIIDAPRCIEELFAHLKECGAMSEEEHLEVHIRQQAKVEAHGHHKPCQKVA
- a CDS encoding helix-turn-helix domain-containing protein, which codes for MQRLNEDIGRRIKAARDLVGMTQADLGDLLGIEKAAVSKYEKGGAKRGVPIESLQKIACACKVTLDWLITGKEPDRPKEPSREAALVELAKAAYQGDKAFAQSICEAAGLYSSNSSLSKEEMLLVENYRAASQKIRRAAFNMLEDDAQESRGNGGGGSDLAEQNSA